One region of Pristis pectinata isolate sPriPec2 chromosome 30, sPriPec2.1.pri, whole genome shotgun sequence genomic DNA includes:
- the LOC127584558 gene encoding small proline-rich protein 3-like — MQCVTQPGPQWVTQPWPRCVTQPGSWCVTQPGPQCVTLPVIRHVTQPGPECVTQPGSWCVTQPGPQCVTLPVIRHVTQPGPECVTQPGSCFITQSGPQCVTQPGPRCVTQPGPQCVNQPGTQCVTQPGPQCVTQPGPQCVNQPGPQCVNQPGTQCVTQPGTGVLTSLGLGVSPSLGLGVSPSLGLGVLPSLGLSVLPSLGPSLLPNLAPSVSPSPGPIVLPSLRPVCYPA, encoded by the coding sequence ATGCAGTGTGTTACCCAACCTGGCCCCCAGTGGGTTACCCAGCCTTGGCCCCGGTGTGTCACCCAGCCTGGGTCCTGGTGTGTAACACAGCCTGGGCCCCAGTGTGTTACCCTGCCTGTGATCCGACATGTTACCCAGCCTGGGCCCGAGTGTGTCACCCAGCCTGGGTCCTGGTGTGTAACACAGCCTGGGCCCCAGTGTGTTACCCTGCCTGTGATCCGACATGTTACCCAGCCTGGGCCCGAGTGTGTCACCCAGCCTGGGTCCTGTTTTATAACCCAGTCTGGGCCTCAGTGTGTCACCCAGCCTGGGCCCCGGTGTGTTACCCAGCCTGGGCCTCAGTGTGTTAACCAGCCTGGGACCCAGTGTGTTACCCAGCCTGGGCCCCAGTGTGTTACCCAGCCTGGGCCTCAGTGTGTTAACCAGCCTGGGCCTCAGTGTGTTAACCAGCCTGGGACCCAGTGTGTTACCCAGCCTGGGACCGGTGTGTTAACCAGCCTGGGCCTTGGTGTGTCACCCAGCCTGGGCCTTGGTGTGTCACCCAGCCTGGGCCTTGGTGTGTTACCCAGCCTGGGCCTCAGTGTGTTACCCAGCCTGGGCCCCAGTCTGTTACCCAACCTGGCCCCCAGTGTGTCACCCAGCCCAGGCCCCATTGTGTTACCCAGCCTGCGCCCGGTGTGTTACCCAGCCTAA